The nucleotide sequence AGGTTATTGACGAAGGAGGAGCTGTGGTTCGATCAGACTCTTGACCACTTCTCGCCGTACGACCGCCGCAAATTCCCGCAGCGCTACTACGAATTTCTCGACTACTTCAGACCTTCCGACGGACCAATTTTTCTCAAAATTTGCGGAGAATCCGCATGCGGCGGCATTGCCAACGATTACCTGAGTGTAAGTTCTGATTTTTTCcgaatttttaggtgtaaaatttgtaattttagaagaaaaatcgGAAAATTTGGAGATTTTATTGAATTCCCTATTTGCAGGTGTTGGCTAAGAAGTTTGGGGCAGCTATCGTTGCGCCCGAGCATCGATACTACGGAAAAAGCTCTCCTTTCAATACGCATACAACGCAGAATTTGAAGTACTTGTCATCCAAGCAAGCGCTTTTCGATCTGGCGGCTTTTCGCGAGTTTTATCAGGCAAGAAATTGTTGAATTTGCTGCCTGGAATTAGATATTTTACCCAATTGAGCTTGTAATTTACTGGATTTTGTGGTGTGGTTGTGTTAGAATGGGTTAAATGTGAAGCTGAATAGAACCAAGGGTGACAATCCGTGGTTCGTGTTTGGTATTTCTTACCCGGGAGCTCTTAGTGCGTGGTTTCGGGTTAAGTTCCCGCATTTGACATGTGGAAGTCTTGCAAGTTCTGCAGTTGTTGAAGCTATTTATAACTTCACTGAATTTGACCAGCAGGTGATCACTCGGTTAATTTGGCCTTTTCGCTTCGCCCTTTTAGGACGAGAATGAATTGTAGTTTTGGTCTCTACTTTCGGCCCTTTTTTGCATAACTACAATCCTCTCCAAATGCAGATTGGTGAGTCTGCAGGTCCAGAATGTAAAGCTGCACTTCAAGAAACTACTCATCTTGTTGAACAAAGTCTCACAACTAATGGAAAAGCAATAAGAGCGTTGTTTGGTGCAAGCCAGGTTGGAATTTTCACACTTTGCACTCACCATTTGTAAATCATGCTGTAATTTAATAGCCCGAGTCTAGTTTCTCAGTGGtgggattttcttttttcttttctcacttGCATATTGACCTTAAGTCTGTGTGCAGCTTGATATTGATGGCGACTTCATGTATTTTCTGGCGGATGCTGCTGTTATAGCGGTAAGTGTTACTTCTTTCTGAGTTTTGTCACTCCGTTTTCAGTTTATCAAATTACTGATGATTATTTGTTTGACATTTTGCAGTTTCAATATGGAAATCCCGATAAATTATGCTCACCTCTTGTTCAAGCAAAGACTAATGGAGAGGATTTGGTGGTatgtttctcttcttttcattCCCCTTCGTTCTTTAATTGAAGCATGAAGCAATCTTGGTCCACAGTTGAGTTATACAATTATCCTCAGCTACTAGATTGTTTTTTGGTCAACGTGTTTACAGTAGTTGTAGTCTACCTGGCAGTGTCTAAATAAATTACCCGTTATGCACCTATCTCTATGCGTTTTAACTTGTAAGGAGCGCCACCAATTCTGCCCTTGGGCTTTTATTCTTCATGAAAATGCCTTTGTTAATTTTCTCTGGGTGTCTAATGTTTCTAATGGGAAAAATAATCTTCTTGCAGGAAGCGTATGCCAAATACATTAAAGATTATTACCTTGGAACTTTTGGCATTGACGTTGATACATATAACCAGAAACACTTGAAGAACACTGCTGTTACTGAGGGCAGTTCTGATCGATTGTGGTGGTTCCAAGTTTGTACTGAAGTTGCATATTTTCAGGTGGCTCCTGCAAATGATAGCATCAGGTCTTCAAAAGTTGACACAAAGTATGATTCTGAAAATGTCTTTTTATTATactattttgtttattatttctACTTACCTTTTCCTACAGACCTGTAGTTCAACTTTATAGCTCTTGTATGCGTCTCTGATTCGTAGTTTTTCATTGTCACAGATACCATGAAGACCTTtgcaaaaatgtttttggagaCGGCATCTATCCTGACGTTCTTGCAACAAACTTATACTATGGAGGCACAAAAATTGCAGGTAAAAATATCAATCTCTCTTTCCCTATTTATATGTAAATATCTTCCCCGGTTattatatattacaatttaAGTAGCATAATTTCTATCTGCTGTTTCATACTGGCTCGTAACCTTACCCCACCTATCCCCGGAGACTGCCTACCAACTGAGAGCATTTGTTTTAGTACCAGTTATGGCATCATTTATCCGTTTTCCATGTTTTTTCTACAATAAACCTCATCGATGTATCAATAATCGGTTTACTGATCTTATGAAAAATGAATCTGCAGGTTCAAAAATAGTTTTTACAAATGGTTCACAGGACCCCTGGCGTCATGCATCTAAACAAACTTCATCTCCAGATAGTGAGTATTACATTGCTTCCATGAAAAGTTTCATTACTGATATCCTATGAATTGATGCGAAAATATTCGAACTGTGTTAGATCTTTCTGAATTCTCGTCTTTTGTATAAACTATCAGTGCCTTCGTACATCATCTCTTGCCATAACTGTGGCCATGGAACGGATTTGAGAGGATGCCCTCAG is from Pyrus communis chromosome 10, drPyrComm1.1, whole genome shotgun sequence and encodes:
- the LOC137747173 gene encoding probable serine protease EDA2, with amino-acid sequence MTRFPMMTSFSFFLSFFFTMMMWTPLSYGFVNPRTLLQLESSLGSGGGRLLTKEELWFDQTLDHFSPYDRRKFPQRYYEFLDYFRPSDGPIFLKICGESACGGIANDYLSVLAKKFGAAIVAPEHRYYGKSSPFNTHTTQNLKYLSSKQALFDLAAFREFYQNGLNVKLNRTKGDNPWFVFGISYPGALSAWFRVKFPHLTCGSLASSAVVEAIYNFTEFDQQIGESAGPECKAALQETTHLVEQSLTTNGKAIRALFGASQLDIDGDFMYFLADAAVIAFQYGNPDKLCSPLVQAKTNGEDLVEAYAKYIKDYYLGTFGIDVDTYNQKHLKNTAVTEGSSDRLWWFQVCTEVAYFQVAPANDSIRSSKVDTKYHEDLCKNVFGDGIYPDVLATNLYYGGTKIAGSKIVFTNGSQDPWRHASKQTSSPDMPSYIISCHNCGHGTDLRGCPQSPLTLEGNSQNCSNPDAVNKVRQQIVEHIDLWLSECQEAGRSYM